In one Drosophila pseudoobscura strain MV-25-SWS-2005 chromosome X, UCI_Dpse_MV25, whole genome shotgun sequence genomic region, the following are encoded:
- the LOC6900570 gene encoding serine/threonine-protein phosphatase PP1-like, translated as MSYMHTDRLTNEYEVFNANIESIINKLVNCDNPHNGLNLSENQLRFVCYFARRALLDEKSLLRIAPPLKICGDIHGQFSDLLRIFHLGGPIPKQKYLFLGDYVDRGKLSVETLTLLLAYKVRYPNQIFLLRGNHESAKVNRVYGFFDECKRRYSVNLFRSFVAAYDCMPLAAVVGQRIFCAHGGISPRMHCLNDIEDVERPLEVPDVGLVCDLLWSDPDDRNPGWGENERGVSYTFGHNVVNLFCKRMKIDLIVRAHQVVADGYDFFSRQLITIFSAPNYAGMFDNAGAIMNVDANLIITFIIIKPTYTVTRGGPGASMEATGRNRNF; from the exons ATGAGCTATATGCACACGGATCGGCTCACCAACGAATATGAGGTGTTCAATGCCAACATCGAGTCGATAATCAACAAACTTGTCAACTGCGATAATCCCCACAACGGGCTCAATTTGTCCGAGAATCAGCTGCGATTTGTCTGCTATTTCGCGCGTAGGGCCCTTCTGGACGAGAAGAGCTTGCTAAGGATCGCACCGCCGCTGAAGATCTGCGGCGATATCCATGGACAGTTTTCCGATCTCCTGAGGATCTTCCATTTGGGCGGACCAATACCAAAGCAAAA GTACCTCTTTCTGGGGGACTATGTGGACCGCGGGAAGCTGTCCGTGGAGACCCTTACGCTGCTGCTCGCCTACAAGGTGCGCTACCCGAACCAGATATTCCTGCTGCGCGGCAATCATGAGTCCGCCAAGGTGAATCGCGTCTACGGCTTCTTCGACGAGTGCAAGCGGCGCTACTCCGTCAACCTGTTCCGGAGCTTCGTGGCCGCCTACGACTGTATGCCGCTGGCGGCCGTTGTCGGCCAGAGGATCTTCTGCGCCCACGGCGGCATCAGTCCGCGGATGCACTGCCTGAACGACATCGAGGACGTGGAGCGTCCGCTGGAGGTGCCCGACGTCGGACTCGTCTGCGACCTGCTGTGGTCCGATCCGGACGATCGGAACCCCGGCTGGGGCGAGAACGAGCGCGGCGTGAGCTACACCTTCGGGCACAACGTTGTGAATCTGTTCTGCAAACGGATGAAAATCGATCTGATCGTCCGGGCCCATCAGGTCGTCGCCGATGGCTACGATTTCTTCTCCCGCCAGCTGATCACCATCTTCTCGGCGCCCAACTACGCGGGAATGTTCGACAATGCGGGGGCCATCATGAACGTGGACGCCAATCTGATAATTaccttcatcatcatcaagcCCACCTACACGGTGACCAGAGGCGGCCCTGGTGCCTCAATGGAGGCTACGGGACGAAATCGTAACTTCTAG